Proteins encoded in a region of the Vicia villosa cultivar HV-30 ecotype Madison, WI linkage group LG5, Vvil1.0, whole genome shotgun sequence genome:
- the LOC131607961 gene encoding polynucleotide 5'-hydroxyl-kinase NOL9-like: MSSPSSPDIYIPVQWSQAANSIVSSSTPPITLICGASNCGKSTLARYLLNVLLTRCNRAAYLDTDVGQPEFTPPGFVSLTVVHKITPDLTIPCLKTPERSLFFGDVSSKRDPSVYLNYIRSIYDYYLKEYRTYDKEEKCYKIQIPLVVNTSGWVKGVGYNVLVDMLRYICPTHIVKIGISTDNKNLPAGKFWLDGKHDRTMKLLEINSARQDSLNRSVLVQKDSRLMRDLRIMAYLRQCFPSNSDISTIKELAHSLTSHCPYHVPIASIKIRHVHREVPSSEMFYSLNASIVGLAVESEGAENLPWCLGLGIVRAIDTVKGMLYLLTPLPFDSLKKVNLLLQGYIQIPSCLLQVKGCISPYMSTNVLTTS; this comes from the exons ATGTCTTCACCCTCTTCACCGGACATTTACATCCCCGTTCAATGGTCTCAGGCTGCAAACTCCATTGTATCCAGTTCAACGCCTCCCATCACACTCATATGCGGAGCCTCAAACTGTGGCAAATCAACCCTCGCTCGTTATCTCCTCAATGTCCTATTGACCCGATGCAACAGAGCTGCGTATCTCGATACTGATGTTGGCCAACCGGAGTTTACTCCTCCTGGTTTTGTTTCTCTCACCGTTGTTCATAAAATCACTCCAG ATTTGACGATTCCATGCCTGAAAACACCAGAGAG ATCCCTTTTCTTTGGCGATGTTTCTTCTAAGAGAGATCCTTCAGTGTACTTAAATTACATACGATCCATTTATGATTATTATCTAAAGGAGTATCGCACCTATGATAAGGAAGAAAAATGTTATAAGATCCAGATACCTCTTGTAGTGAATACATCTGGCTGGGTTAAAG GTGTTGGTTATAACGTATTAGTGGACATGTTAAGATATATTTGTCCCACCCATATAGTTAAGATAGGCATATCCACTGATAATAAGAATTTACCAGCTGGAAAATTCTGGTTAGATGGGAAACACGACAGAACGATGAAATTGCTCGAGATAAATTCAGCTCGTCAGGACTCATTAAATAGATC GGTGCTTGTTCAGAAGGATTCTCGTCTCATGCGTGATTTACGAATAATGGCTTATTTGAGACAATGCTTTCCCAGTAATTCAGATATTTCAACAATCAAGGAACTTGCTCATTCCTTGACCTCTCACTGTCCTTATCATGTTCCCATTGCAAGCATAAAGATTCGACATGTTCATCGTGAG GTCCCAAGCTCTGAAATGTTCTATAGCCTGAATGCTAGCATTGTTGGCTTAGCAGTTGAATCTGAAGGAGCTGAAAATTTACCCTGGTGCCTCGGTCTTG GCATTGTGAGGGCCATTGACACAGTCAAAGGCATGCTCTATTTGCTTACACCTCTGCCATTTGATTCTCTGAAAAAAGTCAACCTCTTGCTACAGGGTTATATCCAAATTCCTTCTTGTTTATTGCAG GTCAAAGGATGCATATCACCTTACATGTCAACAAATGTATTGACTACAAGCTAG